Sequence from the Ostrea edulis chromosome 8, xbOstEdul1.1, whole genome shotgun sequence genome:
GCCATCTTTGTTTCCATGAGATACAGACTGTGGACGGTACACCAGTTGAGAACCAGACAATAAGCTGTTCTGTTCATGGACGATATGTGATATACTACAACGAACGGAGACCGGGTGTTACCTACCCTAGCTACTACTCACAATACGCATATAATGAACTATGTGAAGTGGAAGTTCATGGTAAGTTTCAGAATTGTTTCAATTTGTCTTTACTTGGGGTGTTATGTGACTTGattaataaatatgaaaattggACTTTTGAAAGTTTGAATATTTCTATTTGGTGGTCTAATTACACAGGGTGCTCTGACCCAACATTTTACGGAGAGAACTGTGACCAACCGTGTCCCGATAAATGTCAAGAGAAGAGGTGTAACATCAGTACGGGATACTGTCTGGGCTGTATACCGGGTTATCAAGGTTTTCGCTGTAGTCAAGGTACTCACCGTTTATTCTGAGTTTATTGTTTTCCAAAGTAGGCCCTCTGAAGCTTTCATGCACTTCTGTTATCAATCTGCCATTCCCAAAACACGTAATGCAAGCAACCAGATGAAATGCTCCGTAGTGCACCGATTACAGCAGTACCAAGGTCTCTCCGAGTCTAATAATGATATTTCTCTTCCCGCCATTCTTTTTAACTGGCGTAACGAAACTACACCTGTTGTTGCTAAAACGGAAAgtaatttaagaattagaattaTCAAAGCTGTTAAGATAACAGCAAAGGCCGGGTAAATGCATATCAatgctttattttgattaaagatGAAACTCGTAAGATGTTTAgaagcggtaaaacaattttaccGTATACCTCTGCACCATACATTGATTAAGTAAAGTGAttatttgtataaaagtttaaaaagtttgttttctCAAAATTATTGTGATTTTGGCATTGGTAGGTGTTAACGAGAAGTGAAACCTATTAATATAGTATGGAAATAACACATAGTTTGACACAGGGTTAATGTGCTCCACCCCCTTCCCCTTCTTGTGGAAAAAACGTCTTTAACGCACAAATATTTACACATGATGCAGtttatgtgtgtacttacattGATCATGTTACAacaataattcatgatcttattaagtcaacCAGTTGAAcagtttgtgttttatttactatttACCTTTTAAAACTAACAGAGACTGGGTGACCGTGACACTTTAATCTTACATTTTTACAAATAGGCTAGAACTTCCGGCACTTTATTTCCAATCTAATTGCCACTCGTGTGCGTCCTTGTTGACTTCACGTATACATAAGGTGTCTGACAGAGTATACGTTTTAGGtgacctgagtaaactcaggttaCCCATTGCCATTGCTTGTCGTCTGTCGCCATGCGTTTTGCGTCGTCCGTcctgcgttaacaattgaacaattttaacttcttgataactatcagtccaattcttttcaaatttggtatgaagcatctttgggacaagggaaacataaattgtaaatttcaggattcatGTACTCCTGTGGCCTTAGGagtgggacaaaaactgccccaaatcAACCAATTTTCAactatcttcttctcaagaaccgcacgtgtgtaagaaaaattaaatgcatggtgatggagagcgggaatgtctctaccaaaaaatgtaaatttcataatccccggggtagggattcCGACCCCAGGGCGGTGCCAAATTGTTATATTATGATAATGTGTAAAACGCTTTAATAACATCTTCTCTGGTGCTATTgctactaaattgaaactaagtggatagagcaggtagtcttttacgaAAATTGTAAGTTTGATTATCctcagagtaagggttctgaccccagagtaGGCTAAACTTAGTATAAAGTATtgatgtgtaagtttgctgatactgtatgaaatctaaatgcatacttaggaatagcagaaaaggatgtacaaaaatagtgaatttcGATCATAGCCGAGGGTTCTGATTTTAGTATAAGTCcgaattagtcatatcttttgatgtttttatgTCAATGCACCTATtatttgaagcctttcatcaatgtatgcacttttgaaggcggtgaagttttaagaacacctCTTGGTTGATAGtattgctgaacattagaatttagcttatatattcagaacataatttttttctagatcTTATAGCCTATGGAAAGtttgatactttttcactagtattcagatGACCAATAAGGGTAGTGGGCCTCTTATGTGTTGTGCAAACAGGGGTTAGGGTAGGCTCCtgagaaataaaacttaaaaaacCAAGGGGTTCATTTTCAGCATACGTAACGGGAACAACGTTTGATTCAATTTCTACACAGCATCGTGCGTCAGAAATACTTCAGACGTTCATTCTTCAGTCCGACTCCACACTGTCATAGATGACGACTTTGTAGCAGAAAGTATTTACAGTGGGTTGAACATTTTCTCAGTAGATCGGAATTTTCTGAATTAATGTTTTATGCTGACATTTTAGTTATTCATAGTGATAGAATAATGGGTgatctacatgtaacaatttTATGTCTCGAATCACCCTTTTTATTGACTAGTTTTAATCGAACATGGGAAATTAGAgtcatcaatttataaacaagatatggtctaaaaatatatttatgatttcatttcaaaattatgaatgAACATGGTTGCTATCAGCAATCCCTCCTTCCTCCCTCTCTCCGCCGTAAATCGGTGCGACGACACGACTCTATGAGCATGGCTATAATCTgactgtaactgtaaggcagtgaaCATTCCtagaatttgttttcattttttcatgaCTGGATCGTAAATTAATTCCAACACTTTACTTTCACTGTTGATTTAGTTATAATTCAAAATGTgtcataaaatattgtttgaatttcagggaaaacgagTTTGAATTCTTCAATGCATATGCCattaatcaaaatatgctaaTGATTGACTGATTTCTGTTTTCTGCCGCACTCAACTTTTTTTCCAGTTATCTGATGTGcctagtttttattggtgggagagagaacccagatacaatgtaactgggtagagaccaccgaccttccgcaagtaaactcagcaactttctcacttaccggaacgagcgggattcgaacccgcgccgaccagaggccgtgtgattttgagtgcaatgctctaaccactctgcTACTTTAATTTATAGAATACAGTGGTTTTAGTGAAAATTGTTTGTTATtggaattacaatatttttaaattctctTTCACGTGGTTTCTCATTGGAGGGGGTGATAGGACTTTCTACAATACAAAGTGAGTAGACATGATAAATATGTTCATATTCGTTACGTCTACAATGGATGCAGAGGAGAAAGATATTgtctatgtaatatttcctaTTATTACAGCTGGTGAGGTTGCTAGGCAGTCAATATTTGATCCACCAGGTCTGAGTGGTTCCTTGTTGACAATAATTGTTGACATATCTCTTTATCCACTTTTCTGATAATAATTTCGGAGTATTTGTTGATAGTGTGTATATTTCTATGAAATACGCCATGCATTATGTCAGTGGACGCCATATTATTCTCACGCAATTGTTGTATGTAAGACGTCCCGGTACTATTTTTAAATAGTTAGGCGTAAACAGTATTGCTTTTCAGacccatacatgtataactgatcATTTTCGTGATTGTTTTCTGTTTGATAAACCAATAAACAAATTAGTTAGTATATTGGTTGTATTTTAAAGTCGATAAATTgtgttgatattaaaaataaatgactGATAATTCGTGTATCCTATTGATCAACAGGAAAGGAAAGTAGGGGATATTGAAGCGGGGATGATAGCAAAAGTAGTTCGGGTCAGAAGTGCTTTATGCAACTGGTATTTGAAAGATATTGGTATATGAACCTAGCGATAAGCACAACAAGAATCAAGAAACTCTAAACAATACTGAATTGAAATATTCTGACCGTGTCACCGGTCTTCTGTAGCTTTTATTGATCATAGCAACTTAACACaaaagtactatgacgtcacagtgggTTTTACTTCAGATGGTATTATtccgagtttttttttttttcgtttggtgatattttcttttttattaaattGGGGTTCGCttgttacatgtactattttGTTGTCTCAGATTTGTTGGATATTGTGTACGGAGGGGGGTCGCATATCTAATTACGCTGATTTATAAGAGTCCATTGATATCACCAAAGGAATCGTCAATTTTACAATTACTTACGTACAAGACAATTGCGGATTATGTTAACTTTATTGaacgtttgttttacatgtgTCAGCTTCAGcgtttttatactttttaccATGTGATTATTACAAACTCCTTTAACACTTTCAGTGTGTGATAAACAGGCGTATGGGCTGGGATGTTCGTCATCATGTGGGAACTGTAGCGATGGGGAGCCATGTCACTATCAAAACGGCACGTGCCCTCGGGGATGTAATGCTGGGGTATATGGGGAGACATGCCAGATACGTGAGTtcaacatttcttgtttttttgAAATACAATGTTCATGGAAAGTATTTCTTATAAATTAAAGGTGTACAGTATTCATAAGCATGTGTTATACCATTTAGAAATATCAGATATGTTCTTGACATTGGTAtctgttttcaaggtcatatccgaaagacataTTACTTTCCCTTTTGATACCGAACGTTTTGCTAAGGAATGGTTTATACCTATGTTATGCGAACATCTGATGCGTCTGGAATCCatgattgaatttaaaaatcttaaagcAGCTATGCACCTTTCCAAATACACTAAACTACCGCTATTGCTATCAGATTTAATACGTCTTGATAGGTATGTTATGAAACGCAAATATGTTGTCTTATTCACCGATCATATCATTGATATGGTAGCATTAAGAATGAACACCATTAAGTTAAAATGACCGGCTTCCTTTTGATTGCTTGATTGATTGGTTATTGTTGAATGTCCTTCTCGGGAATATCACTCATATGAAGTCGGGGGTTTTAGTCTCCAATCTGCTTAATGGAAACTACCAAAACGAagccccccccccaaaaaaaaataaaataaaaaataaggtAACATCACAGATGGTTAGGTCTACAACCAATCGCATATTCCTGGACCTTTCCGGTAAGCGGCAAACCAAcccgagaagttgcgattggttAACACCACGATCAGCATAACATTGCCTCGGTGTTCAATATTATacttataataattttgacgaGATCCATTATTGTATGGAGATTTACAATTATAATAGTTATATACTTCTTATTCAATGAAAGATCCCTTCTCCCACCATTTACGATCATTAATAAATAAGTATTATTCATCTAACATTTTCAATGGTTGTAATATATTTCGTAATTATAATCGTCATTGTTTCAATTTTTCGTGATGATTTATTAATAGTTACTGATGTGTAAAAAACGGATGGAGAAAcaagaaagtttttatttttattgaacaCGTTCTCTGATACAAAGTAATTAGTCTAAAAGTATCCAATGTCTCAGATATCGAATGACGCGGGACTGTTCTGTACAGTTTGGTCTTTATaaatttaaagttaaaacattatACCGAAATCGTTTGTACACTAACTGGCCCTGTCCAAATAATCAGGTGATATTATACAATGTTGCACTTTTTCTGTGTGCTATTCACGTAGTGTATTATGCTAAGTCAATAggtgtctgacatgtttcttgtCAATAAATTGGATATCTCAACAAAATTATAGTACATTTTACTAATTGCGTAAGAATTAAACCATGTAATacataatgtgcatgtatttgcAAATACCACCTGTCGTTTAAGTCAATGTTGTTTGAATCATtacataccaattgttagtccGTCCTTTACTCACATTACttgttttgactacggattactccgttcatCTGATCAATATAATGTTCACggtaggtgtgaccggtcaaacgGAGATAATTGCTCCTCTTAGGCATATTACACAAAcatctggtgtttccagggggaCGTGCGTGTCCAGCTATAAAAACGCTGtgtttttaaagaatgtttatgagattgctcactcTTCGCTATTTCCATCTTTTGATGGCAATGACACTTTTATGATACCTTTCCTAATGTTAAAATGTTTGATGGAGAAATACGTttctatacaatgtactttTCGCCCGAAATAGCATGCCAAACTGGTTTTTATGGAAAGAACTGCGGACAGAGATGCAGTGAGAACTGTAAAGTGACAAACCGTTGTAGCAGATTTACTGGGGAGTGTGACGGGGGCTGTAAACCGGGATGGAAGATGCCAACATGTCAACGAGGTAACTGTATGTCAGAATGAATCTAGTTTTACAAGCCAAAATGGTTTAAAATCCtagtttaaaatatgttttatttaggACAACATTATGCATAATGCAGAATAACGATGATgatgtgtataaaaaaaaatatcagaccTATCTTATGATTTTAAAGTTCATTCTAATTCAATGCATGGTGTATTTTCTGGCTTTTACTGTACGTGTGCTGTTtaaagagtaaaaaaaaaacacgccCTGTACATGTTTGCAAAGTTCCTTAGCAAAAAATGCGAATGCtacattattttcataatgtttaAGAAAATAACCTTGTTATTAGTCCACCTAAATCTCACATTAGCATTCGTAATTTATTTTCGACGTCggtaatatttcaaataatgaaCATAGTTACAAAAATGCTTACACAATTGCAATCAAATATGGGATAACTAAAATGTGAGTAAAGGGACTTAAGACCAGACCATCTTACAAAGCGAAATAACAGTATCTTACACctgatttttttctcaagaagcACTAGGTCAATAACAATGGAATTGAATAGGAAGCACCCTCTGGTAAAGGGAACTTACATCTTTTCAGTCGAAAGATGATATCTTTTTTTAAGGTGTacaaaattgacaaaatatcacCCAAGAGAAACCAATGCTATATGTTAAGCAGGAACGACTGGGACattcaaattaaactttgcacaaTGTATCGTTGCATGGAAAGGATTCAATTCCATCCACTTTAAATGTTACATCCCTTGGCATTTCCAGGGATCAGTATTACCCTATTTTCGATTCTCCAATTTCTGTAGCATTTGAAATTGAACATTGCTATCTGCAGCTTTTCAACTCTCTACAATGGCGGGGTAATTAATAATTATCAGAAATTTCAAGTTATATAACCAATGTTATCTTTCGTTCGTGTACCTATTAGAAAAGAACTAATATTGGAatagtgaaaaacaaaatggaacTAGATAAAATATTTCCTCCTTTTCAACATCAGTTTATATTTGGGACTCAGATGAGTTTAAATCATGATAATGATCTCACAAAGACATCGTGAAAGGAGGACTGAATTTTACATAGGTTTATTTTGGGAAACCACTTCTAAATATTATCGTTTgattcatattcaaaatatgGCGGAAAAGATTACTAGGAGCGGTAAGCATAATCTTTTCGCTGGTGGCGgtgataaaataatcaaatcagGGTACAAGGGAACAGTCTCAAGTGATGTGAAACATGTCATATAACATTTTACTCATTAGCAAATTGTGTTGGTAAATAGGACTGTTATAacgtaaggtgaagataacgaacagtgatcaatctcataactcctgtaagcaattcaaaatagatagttgggcaaacacggacccctggacacaccagaggtgggatcaggtgcatagaaggagtaagcatcacttgttgaccggtctcatccgccgtgaaccctatatcctgacaATACGATTTGCAAAATgcagactttaaacgagactgttgaaaacaaGTGTAGCTTCAATTCATTTATCAGAAGCTTGCCTCGacttaaaaactgaccatacgtagaGCAACTATGTGCGTATGAAATAAGATAggatacataaacaccatatccaggtgataatggaatattgctacaaaatatGATAATTTGATGCCGTTTTGACAGTATATTTTTgggaaattattttatcttgattttgaaatgaattaccTTCATAATGTTTTCTTCATGCAAAATATACTTTGGGGCAGTATTCGTCTGGTATACATGATGCTATTGGTTTCTTCCAGAATGTGACGGTGGCATGTACGGCGCAGGCTGCACACAGAAATGTGGTTCCTGTCTAAACAACAAACAGTGTCATCATGTTAACGGCACGTGTTTGAGTGGCTGTTCTTCAGGATACCAGGGAGGACATTGCAAGGAGAGTgagttttatatttattatgtatttattgtaaGACTGCATGTAATTGGTATATAATAGATATTGTAAGACTGCATGCAAttggtatataatatatatgtataaatcataaAGTACAGTTACTTGTTCATCGAAGTAGCCGTCACAAAATTTAACACCTTGCGAGTAAACACAGTGACAAAGTGAATAACAAGAGTGTTTATGCCCAAAAATTGAGGTACTgtacattttgaaattattttcatctaagctatttattcatgtatatttgcAAAACAATGATGACAGAAAACGAggtatttcatgttttgttatGAGTAAATGCTTTGCCATGTGAACAAAATATAGAAACggcaaaatacatacatgtatgaatatacTAACACCTTTAGTCGTCTTTGATACTTTATAACTTTGATACTTATAATGTTATAACGCTTTAAcgtaaacaaaataatgattCACCAGACTGTCCCAGTGGGTATTTCGGTATCAATTGTGAGAACAGCTGTACCGTGTACTGTGGTAGAAATGGTAGTTGTGATCAGACCACCGGGATATGTGATGGAGGATGTGAGGAGGGGTGGAGCGGGCCTCTCTGTGGTACAGGTAACACAATAAAGAATTATCTATCTTTCCGTCTTAATTGTTTGATAAGTGACGGCCATCTGTTCTACAATATGAGCAAAATCCAAgttgctgtttttttttttgttttttttgttttttttttttttttgtttttgaaatgataaaagggaTAGCTATTATGATGATTTAGTTTCACCCTGAAAccagggatcatgaaaatttcaactttgGTAAATTACTACCCGCACCTATAAGTCTATGtttttgaatgttttacatataaacacaatatgatCAGCCATCTTTATAGATAATTTCTATATTCAGACAAACGAACCACTTCTCGATCTATGTTGAATAACACTTATCTTACAATACAATGTTGAATTAAAAGCTAATACTGATAACCCTGCATTTATCTTACAATACAATGTTAAATTAAAAGCTAACTCTGATAACACTGTATCTATCTGCGTTTTCCATCCATAGTTTGAAGATTTGtaagattgatcagtgttcgttatcttcacctttcctatAAGAAAAACAAGAAGTGTATAAAATGAATCGGTCTACAAGTTAAAGCATATACATGATTCTAACTTGCCTTTGAACACCGTAAAACCCTCATTATGTTCTGCAATACCACCATGTAAATTACTAAAGCAAAAATACATGCACCAAATTCTGaaactaaaaataaagatcttaaACAGACGtcgttgtttaaaaaaaactattctGAATAAAACAATCCAAATATTCTTCAGTTGATATTTATACAAATGATACAAAGGACCAAAATAAAGCCGCTGCTGCTGCAGTAATCACAAACGACGTTTTCTCTGCACGACTTTCCATTTAAACGACATATGAATGCAAATGAGCATTGTATATAAATAATGCGTCCTCGATACATTTATGCCTTAATTTGTTTTAGTACGGTTTTGTTTTAGAGGTATTATCTTCCCCTatagtttgaa
This genomic interval carries:
- the LOC125661381 gene encoding multiple epidermal growth factor-like domains protein 10 isoform X3; the protein is MVIIICQILLCVIYTTAYENVALHKLAWQQHSWPDKPYDVEWGAAKAVDGLYTDRSAGGTQCTQSGPSQTTATWRVDLGSMVSISHVNIYYRTDNVPSPGAYYNRFAGFFLYVSNTTSKDDGHLCFHEIQTVDGTPVENQTISCSVHGRYVIYYNERRPGVTYPSYYSQYAYNELCEVEVHGCSDPTFYGENCDQPCPDKCQEKRCNISTGYCLGCIPGYQGFRCSQVCDKQAYGLGCSSSCGNCSDGEPCHYQNGTCPRGCNAGVYGETCQIPCQTGFYGKNCGQRCSENCKVTNRCSRFTGECDGGCKPGWKMPTCQRECDGGMYGAGCTQKCGSCLNNKQCHHVNGTCLSGCSSGYQGGHCKENCPSGYFGINCENSCTVYCGRNGSCDQTTGICDGGCEEGWSGPLCGTEELSSRVTSCTDDNTATIISIVVSIFIVLIGSIINFLMWKRNQTEYAKKGETCRSETRSAHNSDIPSVSNRVGSPYAELGDLAKPNTYEELHHYTESTGKV
- the LOC125661381 gene encoding multiple epidermal growth factor-like domains protein 10 isoform X4; amino-acid sequence: MVIIICQILLCVIYTTAYENVALHKLAWQQHSWPDKPYDVEWGAAKAVDGLYTDRSAGGTQCTQSGPSQTTATWRVDLGSMVSISHVNIYYRTDNVPSPGAYYNRFAGFFLYVSNTTSKDDGHLCFHEIQTVDGTPVENQTISCSVHGRYVIYYNERRPGVTYPSYYSQYAYNELCEVEVHGCSDPTFYGENCDQPCPDKCQEKRCNISTGYCLGCIPGYQGFRCSQVCDKQAYGLGCSSSCGNCSDGEPCHYQNGTCPRGCNAGVYGETCQIPCQTGFYGKNCGQRCSENCKVTNRCSRFTGECDGGCKPGWKMPTCQRECDGGMYGAGCTQKCGSCLNNKQCHHVNGTCLSGCSSGYQGGHCKENCPSGYFGINCENSCTVYCGRNGSCDQTTGICDGGCEEGWSGPLCGTEELSSRVTSCTDDNTATIISIVVSIFIVLIGSIINFLMWKRNQKYAKKGETCRSETRSAHNSDIPSVSNRVGSPYAELGDLAKPNTYEELHHYTESTGKV
- the LOC125661381 gene encoding multiple epidermal growth factor-like domains protein 10 isoform X2, whose product is MVIIICQILLCVIYTTAYENVALHKLAWQQHSWPDKPYDVEWGAAKAVDGLYTDRSAGGTQCTQSGPSQTTATWRVDLGSMVSISHVNIYYRTDNVPSPGAYYNRFAGFFLYVSNTTSKDDGHLCFHEIQTVDGTPVENQTISCSVHGRYVIYYNERRPGVTYPSYYSQYAYNELCEVEVHGCSDPTFYGENCDQPCPDKCQEKRCNISTGYCLGCIPGYQGFRCSQVCDKQAYGLGCSSSCGNCSDGEPCHYQNGTCPRGCNAGVYGETCQIPCQTGFYGKNCGQRCSENCKVTNRCSRFTGECDGGCKPGWKMPTCQRECDGGMYGAGCTQKCGSCLNNKQCHHVNGTCLSGCSSGYQGGHCKENCPSGYFGINCENSCTVYCGRNGSCDQTTGICDGGCEEGWSGPLCGTEELSSRVTSCTDDNTATIISIVVSIFIVLIGSIINFLMWKRNQKYAKKGETCRSETRSAHNSGLDPRMQNWETLPNRTRMRNFTIIPNLPGKSKTSYLYCSYFHCT
- the LOC125661381 gene encoding multiple epidermal growth factor-like domains protein 10 isoform X5 is translated as MVIIICQILLCVIYTTAYENVALHKLAWQQHSWPDKPYDVEWGAAKAVDGLYTDRSAGGTQCTQSGPSQTTATWRVDLGSMVSISHVNIYYRTDNVPSPGAYYNRFAGFFLYVSNTTSKDDGHLCFHEIQTVDGTPVENQTISCSVHGRYVIYYNERRPGVTYPSYYSQYAYNELCEVEVHVCDKQAYGLGCSSSCGNCSDGEPCHYQNGTCPRGCNAGVYGETCQIPCQTGFYGKNCGQRCSENCKVTNRCSRFTGECDGGCKPGWKMPTCQRECDGGMYGAGCTQKCGSCLNNKQCHHVNGTCLSGCSSGYQGGHCKENCPSGYFGINCENSCTVYCGRNGSCDQTTGICDGGCEEGWSGPLCGTEELSSRVTSCTDDNTATIISIVVSIFIVLIGSIINFLMWKRNQTEYAKKGETCRSETRSAHNSGLDPRMQNWETLPNRTRMRNFTIIPNLPGKSKTSYLYCSYFHCT
- the LOC125661381 gene encoding protein draper-like isoform X1, producing MVIIICQILLCVIYTTAYENVALHKLAWQQHSWPDKPYDVEWGAAKAVDGLYTDRSAGGTQCTQSGPSQTTATWRVDLGSMVSISHVNIYYRTDNVPSPGAYYNRFAGFFLYVSNTTSKDDGHLCFHEIQTVDGTPVENQTISCSVHGRYVIYYNERRPGVTYPSYYSQYAYNELCEVEVHGCSDPTFYGENCDQPCPDKCQEKRCNISTGYCLGCIPGYQGFRCSQVCDKQAYGLGCSSSCGNCSDGEPCHYQNGTCPRGCNAGVYGETCQIPCQTGFYGKNCGQRCSENCKVTNRCSRFTGECDGGCKPGWKMPTCQRECDGGMYGAGCTQKCGSCLNNKQCHHVNGTCLSGCSSGYQGGHCKENCPSGYFGINCENSCTVYCGRNGSCDQTTGICDGGCEEGWSGPLCGTEELSSRVTSCTDDNTATIISIVVSIFIVLIGSIINFLMWKRNQTEYAKKGETCRSETRSAHNSGLDPRMQNWETLPNRTRMRNFTIIPNLPGKSKTSYLYCSYFHCT